The Miscanthus floridulus cultivar M001 chromosome 7, ASM1932011v1, whole genome shotgun sequence genome includes a region encoding these proteins:
- the LOC136464033 gene encoding uncharacterized protein: MAMVMENQQPLAPMPAVPAPPLPPPPLPPPPQAYKHRCKVCKKGFMCGRALGGHMRAHGVTDDGLSAADALDDDDDDDDSVPCGGGAWNTSEAAGGTAAATTKRMYSLRTNAGRHKNCRVCENCGKEFTSWKSLLDHGRCNYDRDKDDINIAGADIDGEDEEDVALAAGGWSKGKRTRRTKVIVVDNGSQIDEPLLVPTNSREEEDLANCLVMLASSRGGMQPQAIVDVHQQSHASTSKDKRASASKDEQRFLVPPQPISMLPPQFKFLAPPQVVPSPVVSRGLFECKACKKVFTSHQALGGHRASHKKVKGCFAAKLEESSHNDSPQPSAASSNGNVKVVVEAIPAIVDATESNGVDGKSEVNMLNARTTAVVAATSAPEMANIMQVDEAPSSSTVSPFKKKGKVHECSICHRVFMSGQALGGHKRCHWLTTGAGDPTAVAKLPFITQDHVMHAAMCQQLTLGPPVYGTSDSCLDLNVPMNQSADPAATRQAAGINESMLSLNAPASLYMHSWAGHTNASNMHNTAATSGHYDLPEATAATEDEADSTSAKRAKISDLKDMNMAGETSPWLQVGIALPSETSERLLKPKG, translated from the coding sequence ATGGCGATGGTTATGGAGAACCAGCAGCCGCTGGCGCCGATGCCGGCGGTCCCGGCGCCGCCCCTGCCtcctccgccgctgccgccacctccgcaagCGTACAAGCACCGCTGCAAGGTGTGCAAGAAGGGGTTCATGTGCGGGCGCGCGCTCGGCGGCCACATGCGAGCGCACGGCGTTACCGACGACGGGCTCAGCGCCGCCGACGcgctcgacgacgacgacgacgatgacgactcCGTCCCCTGCGGCGGCGGTGCATGGAACACTTCGGAGGCGGCGGGtggcacggcggcggcgacgacgaagcGCATGTACTCGCTCCGCACCAACGCGGGCCGGCATAAGAATTGCAGGGTGTGCGAGAACTGTGGCAAGGAGTTCACGTCGTGGAAATCGTTGCTGGATCACGGCAGGTGCAACTACGATCGGGACAAGGACGACATCAACATCGCCGGCGCTGACATCGACGGCGAAGATGAGGAGGACGTAGCATTGGCGGCCGGCGGTTGGTCGAAAGGGAAACGTACACGCCGGACCAAGGTGATCGTTGTGGACAACGGTTCACAAATTGATGAGCCGCTGCTGGTGCCGACCAATTCAAGGGAGGAGGAGGACCTCGCCAACTGCCTCGTCATGCTGGCATCATCGCGTGGCGGCATGCAGCCGCAAGCCATTGTCGACGTCCACCAGCAATCGCACGCATCGACGAGCAAGGACAAGCGCGCATCGGCGAGCAAGGATGAGCAGAGATTCCTTGTGCCGCCACAACCAATCTCTATGCTACCACCACAGTTCAAGTTTCTGGCGCCACCACAAGTGGTGCCGTCGCCGGTCGTGTCTCGTGGCTTATTTGAGTGCAAGGCGTGCAAGAAGGTGTTCACGTCTCACCAGGCTCTCGGCGGCCACCGAGCCAGCCACAAAAAGGTCAAAGGGTGCTTTGCGGCCAAGCTAGAGGAGAGCAGCCACAACGACTCCCCGCAACCCAGCGCAGCGTCTTCCAATGGCAACGTCAAGGTCGTGGTTGAAGCCATCCCCGCCATCGTCGACGCCACAGAATCGAATGGTGTCGATGGCAAATCGGAAGTCAACATGCTAAATGCTAGGACCACCGCGGTTGTCGCGGCCACCTCTGCACCAGAAATGGCTAATATCATGCAGGTCGACGAGGCGCCCTcatcctccaccgtttcaccctTCAAGAAGAAGGGGAAGGTGCACGAGTGCTCCATCTGCCACCGCGTCTTCATGTCGGGGCAAGCGCTCGGCGGCCACAAGCGGTGCCACTGGCTCACGACGGGGGCCGGGGACCCGACGGCGGTCGCCAAGCTGCCCTTCATTACTCAAGATCACGTCATGCACGCCGCCATGTGCCAGCAGCTCACCCTCGGTCCCCCGGTGTATGGAACGTCCGATTCGTGTCTTGACCTCAACGTGCCCATGAATCAATCTGCAGATCCAGCCGCCACGAGACAAGCAGCCGGGATCAACGAAAGCATGCTGAGCCTCAATGCACCGGCGTCGCTGTACATGCACTCATGGGCGGGACATACCAACGCGAGCAACATGCACAACACGGCGGCGACAAGTGGTCACTACGACTTGCCGGAAGCCACAGCCGCCACCGAGGATGAAGCGGATAGTACGAGTGCCAAGCGAGCCAAGATCAGTGACCTCAAGGACATGAACATGGCTGGGGAGACCTCGCCGTGGCTGCAAGTTGGCATTGCCCTACCGTCCGAGACCAGCGAGAGACTGCTCAAGCCTAAAGGCTAG